CGTTTTTGGTCTTAGCCATTGTCATTCACCTGAAAATTCAGCCATGGAAGCCCGGAACATCTTGAAAATCAGCCATTTTGTCAAGCTTTTGTTGCCGGAAGAGCAGAAACCGGTTAATGGTTAAAATCACGCTATCAGGGAAGCCGCCATGTTCAAGCAAATCATGAAATATACCGTCGCGTCTTTGCGGCAATCGGGTTTCTGGTCGTTTTGGCAGTCGCTGGAGGCGTTTGGCTGGCGATGCATAAGGCGTCCGCGCCGCCGAAGATCCCCCGAGAAAATTATTCTGGTCGTGAATTTTAACACCGACCTGGTGGAAGAAGCCGAGGATATGCCGATATCGCTCAGGTCTTTCGTCGATACCATGACCCAGGATCGGGAGGTTTCGGTGCATGATGTCGTCGGCGCTCTGGAGCGCGGCAGCAAAGATGCGCATGTTCTCGGCGTCATCGGGCTGTTCGGCAAGAATCTGCCTCATATGGCGCATGGCCAGGAAATTCGGGCCGCCCTGCAGAAATTCCGCGAGGCGGGAAAATTCTCCTATGCTTTTTCTCCCAGCTTCGGCGATTTCGGCCCCAGCAACAGCGCTTATTACCTCGCCTCGGCCCTTCGAGAAAAATCTGGGTGCAGCCGGTCGGCACGGTCGGCCTGGTCCGGATTGCAGATAGAACAGCCTTTCGCCCCGCGCCGCCCTGGAGAAAGCCGGGGTGAAAGCGCATTTCGTGCAGCGCGAAGAATATAAGACCGCGTTCGAATTCCTGAGCGAAGATAAAATGCCCGCGCCCGCCCGTGAAATGATGCAGTCGATGCTCGACGACATGAACGAGCAGCTGGCGTCCGGGATCGCGGCAAGCCGGAGTCTGCCGATCGAGCGGGTCAAGGAATTGATGGCCGGAGGGCCGTATACCGCGCAAGAGGCGCTCGATAAAAAACTGATCGATCAGATCGGCTATAGCGACGAGATCGATAAAATCATGAATGACACCTATGGCAAGAAAGCCATGATGCGTCCCGAGGAGTATGTCGACTTGCCGCTCGACATGAAGAAAAACCCCATGCCGAAAGAGACGGTGGCGTTCATCGTCGCGCACGGCGAGATCGCCGATCGCGCCGAGCATTACAGCCCGCTTTCCCGGCGGCGAGACCATGGACGCCCGTGAAGTGGCCGAAGCCTTGCGCGATGCCGCCGAGGATAAGGAAGTGAAGCTGATTATCGTCCGCGTCGATAGTCCCGGCGGCTCGCCGTCGGCCTCGGAAACGATACGCCGCGCTTTGGTCAAAGCGCAGGACAAAGGCAAGAAGGGTCATCATATCGATGGGCGCCATGGCTGGTTCCGGCGGCTATTGGATCGCCA
This genomic interval from Alphaproteobacteria bacterium contains the following:
- a CDS encoding S49 family peptidase, translated to MKAHFVQREEYKTAFEFLSEDKMPAPAREMMQSMLDDMNEQLASGIAASRSLPIERVKELMAGGPYTAQEALDKKLIDQIGYSDEIDKIMNDTYGKKAMMRPEEYVDLPLDMKKNPMPKETVAFIVAHGEIADRAEHYSPLSRRRDHGRP